One genomic window of Syngnathoides biaculeatus isolate LvHL_M chromosome 13, ASM1980259v1, whole genome shotgun sequence includes the following:
- the casp8 gene encoding caspase-8 yields the protein MERRKLMEITEALCSREVAALCFLCHDVLNRKHLEGVRDAKDLFTKLEEKELLKNTEFLAQLLCTIRRIDLLSLLGTNRRAMEETDSNPLLSNYRVMLYSIYDETTKENLEKMKFLLNDKIGRRQLDECNTALDVFVELEKAALLSQSDLQELHSTLKEVDLQLASTVQQYITRGAPQPVRRPPASQIMNFQHVNNNLHLLSISETQAAPGGQFSLDAGTNTHPTGRSLSNQTDYYPMNHIPRGLCVIISNEEFLGNQLRNRGGTREDEKALESLFSRFGFSVIVHSNLTAEEIKKKLGTIASRNFSEEDALVVCVLSHGEHGCVFGTDEEKVSLRELTKPFTSGFAPTLAGKPKLFFIQACQGGGYQTGALPHSSNPSEGNEDRRSRLEADAGPINVETVPSDADFLLGMATVPECKSFRNKYTGSIYIQELCRQLQRAAESSREEDILCALTRVNREVSKGVFLNHKQMPEPKYTLTKTLILKFVDGDQVQRS from the exons ATGGAGAGGCGAAAGCTGATGGAAATCACAGAGGCCCTGTGTTCCCGAGAAGTGGCCGCCCTCTGCTTCTTGTGCCATGATGTTCTCAACAGAAAACATCTCGAAGGA GTCAGGGATGCAAAAGATTTGTTCACCAAACTAGAAGAAAAAGAGCTCCTGAAGAACACTGAATTTCTTGCTCAGCTGCTTTGCACAATCCGACGGATTGATCTCCTCAGCCTCTTAGGGACGAACAGACGAGCCATGGAGGAAACTGATTCAAATCCTCTGCTGTCAAATTACAG GGTGATGCTGTACTCTATATATGATGAAACCACGAAAGAAAATCTGGAAAAGATGAAGTTTCTCTTGAACGACAAGATTGGCAGGAGACAACTGGATGAATGCAAT ACTGCGTTGGATGTGTTCGTTGAATTGGAAAAAGCAGCTTTACTGTCTCAATCAGACCTACAAGAGCTCCATTCAACACTTAAGGAAGTGGATCTACAACTGGCATCTACTGTCCAGCAATATATAACAA GAGGAGCACCACAGCCAGTGAGACGACCTCCCGCTAGTCAGATCATGAATTTCCAG CATGTCAACAACAACTTACATCTTTTGTCCATATCTGAGACTCAAGCCGCCC CTGGTGGACAATTTTCCTTGGATGCAGGAACAAACACTCACCCTACGGGTAGATCGCTTTCTAATCAG ACGGATTACTACCCAATGAATCATATCCCACGTGGTCTGTGTGTGATCATCAGCAATGAGGAATTTTTGGGAAACCAGTTGAGGAATAGGGGTGGAACTCGAGAGGATGAAA AGGCTCTTGAGTCACTATTCTCCAGATTTGGCTTCAGTGTGATAGTTCATAGCAACTTGACTGCAGAAGAGATAAAAAAGAAACTGGGTACCATTGCTTCAAGAAATTTTTCAGAAGAAGATGCTCTG gttgtgtgtgtgctttcccACGGGGAACATGGCTGTGTCTTTGGGACTGATGAGGAAAAGGTGTCCCTCCGAGAACTGACAAAGCCCTTTACAAGTGGATTTGCCCCTACATTAGCAGGGAAACCCAAACTGTTTTTCATCCAAGCATGTCAGGGAGGGGGTTATCAGACGGGAGCCTTGCCACACTCCTCAAACCCAAGTGAGGGGAATGAGGACAGACGGAGTCGCTTGGAAGCGGACGCGGGTCCCATCAACGTCGAGACGGTGCCCTCAGATGCCGATTTCCTGCTCGGCATGGCCACTGTACCTGAATGCAAGTCATTTCGAAACAAGTACACGGGCTCCATCTACATCCAAGAGCTGTGTAGGCAGCTCCAACGAGCCGCTGAGAG CTCACGTGAAGAAGATATTCTCTGTGCCCTGACACGTGTGAACAGGGAGGTCAGCAAAGGCGTGTTCCTCAACCACAAGCAAATGCCTGAGCCCAAATACACCCTCACCAAGACACTTATCCTAAAGTTTGTTGATGGGGACCAAGTGCAACGCTCTTAA